One genomic segment of Dehalogenimonas alkenigignens includes these proteins:
- a CDS encoding DUF4391 domain-containing protein gives MSLTAVINAFSIPSEARLDQRVPKKLLLEQDFPTVADKRLIQDGIDELFWVAALKPTNIGVPSFRDDVREYLEIAILSVKLRVSAKAPRLVELIHRAIPYPVVLVASQDEAIDLSLAHKRWSQGEIGKVVIEDLRRTAPFKPDELTGDESAFLASLALSSLPGHNLFTLYQGWLDCVSAMEAARQTGEFVRPIFGVKAANLRKSLDELTRIQHNIGLFRAQAEKEKQVSRRVTLNLEIQRMETELAAIVASLKDE, from the coding sequence ATGAGCTTGACCGCGGTTATCAACGCTTTCTCGATACCATCCGAAGCCCGCCTTGACCAGCGGGTGCCTAAAAAACTGCTGCTGGAACAGGATTTCCCAACTGTCGCGGATAAACGCCTGATTCAAGATGGCATCGACGAACTCTTCTGGGTTGCGGCCCTAAAGCCAACTAATATCGGGGTTCCTTCATTTCGGGATGATGTTCGCGAATATCTTGAAATCGCCATTCTCTCGGTTAAACTCCGCGTATCCGCCAAAGCGCCCCGCCTTGTCGAGTTGATCCATCGGGCCATTCCATATCCAGTAGTGCTTGTCGCTTCACAGGACGAGGCTATCGATCTTTCACTCGCCCATAAGCGCTGGTCTCAAGGTGAGATAGGCAAAGTCGTTATCGAAGATTTACGCCGCACCGCACCTTTCAAGCCGGACGAGCTTACCGGTGACGAATCCGCGTTCTTAGCCAGTCTGGCATTGTCGAGTCTGCCCGGTCACAATCTGTTTACCTTATATCAAGGATGGCTCGACTGTGTCTCTGCAATGGAGGCTGCCCGCCAAACCGGCGAATTCGTGCGCCCGATCTTCGGTGTGAAGGCGGCCAACCTGCGTAAGAGCCTCGATGAATTAACTCGAATCCAACATAATATTGGCCTCTTTCGAGCCCAGGCAGAAAAAGAAAAGCAGGTTAGCCGCCGCGTGACATTGAATCTTGAAATCCAGCGGATGGAAACGGAATTGGCCGCCATCGTTGCGAGCCTAAAGGACGAATAG